The genomic window TGTCAATAAACAGCACAAATTTATTAAAGCAAACATGAGGGGAAGAAACTCAAGCGCGAAACCATCCGCCGGATAAACAAAACGAGTCTGACAAACTGTGGAAGCGAAACAGCATAAGGCCATAAGCAGCCTAGCTCGGGTGAGGGAGGGAAGAAGAGATCGAGTCAGTAGTACTCTAGGCCTATACTGTACTTCTTCTGTGTACGCATGCCATGTTACAGCAAAATCTTATCGATTGTAATGAAAGAGCGTACTACACACAACACATGCCACATGCATCGATCACACGATGTGCTGTGACTTGTATATATTATTATACATAAAATCTGACCGGACCGGAGAAATGGATATCCATCAGCTTTAATTTGCCTCCGACCGACGACTAATTACTAGGACAGTAGTactacacatgcatgcatgcacgtataCGTACATTCCGTAACGTTGGATATGCATGAGGTCCTCGTGAAATAACGTCGTCGTACGTACGTGTTGTATAGAATCGTATCCATTGGGAGGACTACGGGAGCGATCGAGTAGATAGATACTCCATCCATCTGTACGTACGCTTGACCGGGAAAAATaaagtttctctctctctctctctctctatagcTTCTGTGCCATGGGGAGCACCATACATGGAGCTGTGGCCACCGACCCCAGTCCCCAACGCCCAAATCCGACGTGAAAATATATGGGTTCTCGTCGGAGTCCAGATCTGCTGCCGCCGCACCCGGCCGGAGCTGCACCGTTGTCCGTCTCGGGCGCGCCGTCGCCTCCCGAGCGGCCTCCCgtagcgtcgcctcgatcgtgTATGCCGGGAGGGCGACGTGGCGGCCGATATATATACGCCCGTCGGCTGTGTGTATTGGCATGGACGATTGAGGTCCGTACCAAAACCATACCATACCATACCAAGGGAGGTCGTCGTTCGTTGTTCACGGCAAATGCACGCAGGCCTGGTCCTGATATTTCGGTGGTCCGGGACGAGattaaaaataggttttattattaaatataaatcatctagatctaatttttttcagtttgcttttggaccgatatacacagtatacatatacatatggagCCTTTAAATTTTGGGGGCTCGGGGCGGTCGCACCGCTCGACCCCCCTCCGGACCGGCCTGAATGCACGACCTACCGAACACATGACTTTGCGTGTTTTAATGGATGAGAACTGACTAACACATGACTATACCTAAGGGGCTGACCTCACTGTCTAAGGACGCAGAGCATGAGTGACCCCACCCCTGCAGCCTTCTAGGTGCATACCTCTCGGTGGTGGATCAGTGTCAGAGCGTTGGGTAGGTattcaattagattttttttcgtttttctttagACAAATCATGAGCTAGATCACATATTAAATCAAACTTAGATTAGATCACATGATAGTCCCAGACCCACTTAAACCATCCTTTAGGTCCGCCAGTAGTGGTTGGATCATGATCCAATGATCAATAATATCCGTCGATCGAGAAAATTGTTATTTTTAGAGCGTTACTAACTCCTTTAGGTTAGTAGCgtatatctctactatataaaacacaagtTATTTTACGCGTCATCTCTTTCTTTCCTCTCCTACTGTCTAATAAAACcctaaaaattaaataatttatctatttttgttATTCACGCTTGTCCTGCAGCCTCTATGCCTGTTACCAGCTACAgatatgaaaactatttttctaataaaaataaatatagaaattagaaagaaaattaaCGGATAATCTTCTCTCCTTTTTTGGTCCTATCTGCAATCAAACTATAGTATCGTTTCTAACGTATTCGACACTCTCACACTATATTTACATCTTTATACCTTGAGTGCGGAGCAGTGATAGATGAAAATGTAGTAAACTCATAGCGGgaagcacagcacagcacaaaTAGTAGTAGTTAACCTATAGAAAAGCAAGACAAGGTACCTAGCCATTGACGCCCGTTGGTTTCGGTTCCACTCGCGCGCACGCATACCATCCATCTCACCATCGCCCAGCCCACCTCCCGCCCAATAGCTAGCTAGAATGGCATCTACAATGCTCGACGCCGCCGTCTCCGCGCCTCGGCCGGACCTGACCGGGCGCCGCCGTCGCTCTGACGCGCTCTCCAACGCCAATGCCGGCTCGGTCGCCGCCGCGATCTCTAATGCCAATGCTAATGCCGGCGCCGCGGCGCCCAAGTCCAAGGCCAAGACCGTCGCCTCCCGCTACCTCGCCCCCTCTTCGAAACCCACTTCCATCTCCAGCGCTGTCCGCTCCTCCTCCGCGACGCCCCCTGCCCCGAGGCGGCCCACGTCCACCGAACGGTCGCGTCAAGTGCTGCCCAACGCCGtcaccgccggcgccgcggctTCCAGTGGGAGCGCGACCACGACAACGAGAACGCTCGCGGTCGCGTTCCAGAGCCCGACCTACTCCTTGGACACCAGCAGGGTGAGGTCCGTGTCGCCTGCTGCGGTGGCCGCGATCACGCCAGAGAAGAGGAGGTCCAGTACTGCAGGCACAGATGTACGGGGCAAGGTGTCAGACGGAGGCCAAAACACATACCGGTGGCCAGCGTCGGCGACCGCGGCGCCGTGCGCGTACGACGGCCGCGCGCTCGCCAAGAGCCTCAAGTACTCTGCTCTGAACAAGAAGGCGATAGCCGCCATGCGGTCGAGGGCGTTCGACGGGACGCCGCGGCGCGCGTCTGTGGACGGCGCGAACGAGTACCTGCAGGCGCTATCCTCCGAGACCGACAGCGCGTCGTCCGGCGGTTCGCGGGACGGCGGCGCCGACAAACCTGGCACCGCCTCCGGACCGCGCCCGTCTCCGAGGAGCATCATCAGCTCCTCCGCGAGGTTCTCGCGGGACGCCGTGGGGACCCGCTCCGACCGGTTCGCCTACCCGGCCACGCCGTTCTCGTCACGCACCTCTGCCGTCGCCTCGCCTGCTCCAATGAAGAAGAGGTCACTGTTCAACGGCTTGCTGTCCTCGCCGTTTAGCAGGCCGTCTCTTAAACTGCCGTCGCCAAGCAAGCCGGTGGCCAGCTCGTTCGGCAGGACAGCGAGCCCGTCAAAGGCGCGGGGCTCCACGGAGACGTCCGGCTCTGCTGGGAAGCTGCAGGGCAAGGCTTCTTCTACAAATTGCGTCTTGAACGGCGACACGAAGGTGAAGCCTTCTGGGGTGGCCAAGGCCGAGGAGGAGCACCAGCTGAGACTACTCTACACCAGGCATTTGCAGTGGCGGCTCGCCAATGCGCAGGCTGGAGCTGCGCTTTCTTCGCAGACGATGGCTGCAGAGGTGAGTGACTCCATGAGCGTCTCTGTTCTTGGACAAAATTTGATCAATGTATCAGCTGTTTCACATACTTGCTGAAGGATGTTGCTGCTTTCCTTCAGAAAAATACAGCTaatccttcttctttttcatggCAGAAAACCATCTGTGGTGCATGGATTGCTATCCTGAGGATGCGCAAATCGGTCGCCATTAGAAAGTTGCAGCTGCAGTTGCGTCTAAACAACTGCAAGCTCATGGCAGTTATGAGAGGACAAGTAAGAACATTTCTGATTACTCATAAAATTCTAGGATAATGCATTTTTTTGACAGTTGGGCGTGGTCAAGGCTGTCTATTTCAGGAGGTACACTAGGTCACTTGGATACACATTTCCTGACTGTCCAAATGATCATCAAATGGATCTTTAATACACCTTGTTGTAAAATAGTAAAACAGATGAGCCCAGATCACAGCTAATATGGACTTCTGGAATTGTACTAGCTTGCAAAACTGAATGGTCATGATTTGGCTCATAAAAGACACTTAGACCGGCTATAATGCTAACTTAAAAGTCTAAAGCTAGTACACCCCCTGTTTGCTCATCCCTTCTCCTCTGGGCTTGCATGAGTAACTAATTACTGGTTTGTGACCTTAAATTCATTTTTTCAAGTACACATTTTTGACAAAATCTGATAAACTTACAACATGCAGGTGAAATACCTGGAAGAATGGTCCTCATTGGAGAGGGAGTATGCTAATTCTTTATCAGGAACAACACAGGCTCTGAATGCTACCATTCTGCGCCTTCCCGTCACTGATGGAGCAATGGTTAGAAATATAATGGAACACCAAAACACTTTCCCGTGTTACTTTCCAGTTGGATCTCATTCCAGCTTTGTATTTTGTAGGCAGATATCCAAGCTGTTAAAAATGCTGTTGCCTCTGCAGTTCATGTCATGCAGACCATAGGAAACTCCACAAGCACTCAAGTATCTAAGGTGCTGCTTTTATGTaggatttttttccttgttaGCTTTGTTGGAATCATATACCAGTTACACAATAATATCAGTATCTAAGTAAGTGATGAGATGCAGTAACGAACCGCAATATATGCTGCTGTTTTTGGCCTGAAATTGTCTACCATTTTCTGCAGTTAGCCCGGACAAATGTCTTGGTGTCTCAGCTCGCCGGAGTTACCATCCAAGAACTCGTTCTGATGGCGCAGTGCAGAGAGTTGCTGTCCACACTAGCATCAATGCACGTAAGTCATGTATTCTTGttccctttttctcttttttggttGTGTACATTACAGCTATGCAAAAACCAGGAGTAAACTATTATACGTTTATATCACCTTAATGTAACGATGAGAGTAAAAAAAGCTTCCATTATCCAAAAAAATCAATGAACGTAAGTAGGTCTGATCAGTGTGGTAGGCAAGGCATCGTTGATGTTCTAAGTGTTGTCTCCGATTCATTGTTGCTGAAACAGGTGAAGTGCAGCAGCCTACAAGGGCAGAGGATACAGCTGAACCAAACAAGGCTTAGGCGTTTTCAGTAGAATCTTCAGGGCTTCAGGCTGCTCTCTCCAGTCTCCAACTGAAGAAGAATGTAGCTGCGATCGGTAAAGATGACAGTTTGCCAAGTTCAGTAGTAGCAGTTAGGGATACAAGGAAGACAAGAGTTATgtattgttcatgtgggtcAACTGGCCAAGGGATTATATTGAATACAATCACACATACATGATTATAGACGAGTCTAAACCAAAGGTGACTAGCTGCTGGCACATCTAGAACTAATTGGGTACTGACACATTTAAACCCTTATTATCAGGAGTGATCAAAATCTTGTGAAGAAGTCGGCATGGCCCACTGAGAAGCATCTTTTCTGACATCTGATGCTGCACGACATGGTTTCAGCAATGGATTGTTGTTTATGTATAATAGAAGATTCAGATGGCAGTTCATCCATCTCCACAGCAAAAGATTACTAAACAGGCAATTCAGATAAAACGAAGCACCTAAGCACACAAAATATTACTTTTTCTTCAAGAATGTACAGTAGAGCTGAGTATCATTCCTTAAGTAGAGAAAACAAGATACAAAGTGCAGCAATACACACGACCACAGGGTATTGTCCGAAACAACTGACAAGGATATGAAGAGAAGCAATGCTAGTACAGCAGCGAGCAATGACCTAAATGCataacataaccaacaagtaGCCAATGCCTTAATACGAGAAATCGATCGCACCAGCATCCTTCCAAGCACACACTTGCAGTAACAGAAAATCACTAAAGCGAATCATGGAGATAGATTGCGATTATGTAAATGAATTCACAAAGCGAAGAATGTTGCCCCTTCTAGGATAAAGATGCCAGAGCTTCCCCGGAATCTGCATGTTCAGAAGTAAAGGGTTTAAGTTGTGATATCTGTGGCTGAACATAACAGAACTTATGACTAAGTTTTTTTAGACTATAAAGCATAAAGCAGCAAGTCTTACAAACAGAAAGGGAATGGGAGAACAGAATCCTGGTCAGACCAGATACATCACAGGGACTAGAAACTAAAAACCTGTCACACTATTACTCACAAACCAAAGATACTCCCTATAAGAAATGACTGAAGAACCAAAATACATCAAACAACCAACACAGTTCATCACTAACAAGTAACAAAATGTTCTTCTTAACCAGACACTACAAAGTACCAACTCAACACCTCCAGATTTCACATCCTTGgttaaagaaagaaagaaagaaaatggttTCACATCCTTTATACCTATCCGGTGATTCCAGGCACTTGCTCTTGACTTCTTGAACGTTTAAGTTGCCACGCCTTGGAACTGATCATTTCCACCGCTTTGTCCACTTGTAACTGTCCTTCCACCTTCAACAGATATTTCCGGTGCTGCAAAAAAGAAATTAGTTTATAAAGTACATCAGCTGGGTGTCTGATCAGTTTCTTTTTAATCACCAGCTTATGACTAAGTTGAAGACGATTGAAGCCATGGCGTTCTGTAAAAGCTTTAAAGATATTTTGCATCCAACATGCCATGCCCCTCCAAGATGCAACATGGAATATACAATGACTGTAGAACTGTAGGCAGTAAAACGGCTATTCCAGAGACATTCGCCTGTTTCgacaaagagaaaaaagagaaacactTACGTTGCACACAGTTTGCACTCGTTGCTGGTTGATTTGTGGAGCAGGTGGCAGGGGCCGCCCCTTCTCTACACCTGTCGAGGTAGGAGCTCGCACGGCGAAGCCTCAGAGCTGCACCGTATGATAGCTCTCCAGGATTGGGCTGGTCAGCTCCTACATTTTCTATGTCGGCGACATTCCTTTGCCCCCTGTCCAGAATGCCGGCGTGGGAGAGCAACGCCCACAAATGTGTGAGAAACTCCCCTCCATTTGCCAGGCATTCTATATGCTCCTTCACATTATCTGATGGTGCGACGTAGAGCAACATCTCCACCCAGAAATCCGCAAGCACCTTCCAACGCTTGTCGTCTTCCATCTCCTCGAGCTGCCTCCCCAGCTTTACACCCTTCCGGAAGATGGATGTCTCTGTCGATTCAGGCAAACTTCTCATGGCCTCATACTTGTCTTTCTCTTTTCGCAGAAATCGCGCTGCTTCCACTGCAACTGAATCAAAAACAAGGCTTGTATCATAGTGGTGCCCAGGAAGCAACTTTGGCTGGTCTACCACCAGGTATGCACAGTACTTGGATAGTATGGTGGCGACGTCAAGATGGAACTTGAGTTCTCCCCCCAAAGTACTAGGGGAAAGATTTTTCAATGCTGCCATCTCGCAGTAACATGTTGCAATGTGCCAAGTCAGAATGACGTGCGTCTGATTCTCCTTGTCTGAGACTGGGAGCATATCATGCCTGCAAGCCCATAAGAGGTCACGCACCTCATTGTACACCAATGACGATTCTCCGCTCGCTAGAACACCCTGAGTACGTTGGAGGGAATTGACAAGTGCCTTTTTTACCTCTGCAGGTAAATTGACAGCTGCAGGTTTCCCACGTCCCTTGCGGACACTTTTTGCATGAATAATGTCTTTGTTCCACTCACAAAGGTGATCAAAGTCTGGATGCATAAGAAGGCTACAAAATCGTTGCATAAACCTACTATGCCCTACCTTAGGTGGACTGTGCTGCTTGTATCTCACTGATTCAAGCAAGGAGTACTGCCCAAGCTTATTTTGATAGTAGCATTTGCTTGACCTTGATGTGGACACACCGATAATCTTGGTAAGAATAATCTCCCTGAATCTCATACAACAGCTCTTTTGAAAAGGTCTCATGCAGATGCTTCCCCTTTTGTTCACTGCTTTTTCCCGGACATAATGACAAACAAAGGACACTCTGCCCCAAATGGTATTCCAAAAAAGCAACACTTGGAGAAACTGAAGCAAAGCAATGCATGCTAGTATCAGAACTGTGATAACAACATCAGATGTTGTGGTGTGCAGGAAATCGGACCCATTCGGATTAGAGGCAATTCTGGTTGTCAGCTGGTAGACTGTCACAGATATTAAGGTAGCTGAAGCCAAGGACCAAATCGTTGAAACCTTTTTAGATCCATAGTAAACGACAGCATACTTGGTGAAGAAGAAATCATACATAAAAGCTAACTCAACCTCAATCACCTTGAAAACCCTGTTGTAATCGACGCCGCCATCCTCATTCTTGGACAGAAGCCCCTTGAAGACAAAATCATGTGTCTTCCGCTGCGAAGATTCAGCGCATGCAAACCCAAAGAAGCGCCTCCTCAACAGAT from Phragmites australis chromosome 14, lpPhrAust1.1, whole genome shotgun sequence includes these protein-coding regions:
- the LOC133890031 gene encoding QWRF motif-containing protein 2-like, which produces MASTMLDAAVSAPRPDLTGRRRRSDALSNANAGSVAAAISNANANAGAAAPKSKAKTVASRYLAPSSKPTSISSAVRSSSATPPAPRRPTSTERSRQVLPNAVTAGAAASSGSATTTTRTLAVAFQSPTYSLDTSRVRSVSPAAVAAITPEKRRSSTAGTDVRGKVSDGGQNTYRWPASATAAPCAYDGRALAKSLKYSALNKKAIAAMRSRAFDGTPRRASVDGANEYLQALSSETDSASSGGSRDGGADKPGTASGPRPSPRSIISSSARFSRDAVGTRSDRFAYPATPFSSRTSAVASPAPMKKRSLFNGLLSSPFSRPSLKLPSPSKPVASSFGRTASPSKARGSTETSGSAGKLQGKASSTNCVLNGDTKVKPSGVAKAEEEHQLRLLYTRHLQWRLANAQAGAALSSQTMAAEKTICGAWIAILRMRKSVAIRKLQLQLRLNNCKLMAVMRGQVKYLEEWSSLEREYANSLSGTTQALNATILRLPVTDGAMADIQAVKNAVASAVHVMQTIGNSTSTQVSKLARTNVLVSQLAGVTIQELVLMAQCRELLSTLASMHVKCSSLQGQRIQLNQTRLRRFQ
- the LOC133891445 gene encoding uncharacterized protein LOC133891445 isoform X2 produces the protein MATFGSRRRRSRNLLIQYGVLGAYTLSSSLVPHALGSMQSSAVKSSMYPIWATSLYLLIGCADSITAYSLDDNNHFTRQQFLYLLYNTYLGLITRSDITLISYLLLVAPHKFLQRIWAYNLASTSWNLNKMVADYMYQEHTKSGSSYDPTSMKGYHYLVDWPLRESKLEAGMLYATESRADGAQVIDIERIWLCCGLSPELKDVCLSFSLFHLLRRRFFGFACAESSQRKTHDFVFKGLLSKNEDGGVDYNRVFKVIEVELAFMYDFFFTKYAVVYYGSKKVSTIWSLASATLISVTVYQLTTRIASNPNGSDFLHTTTSDVVITVLILACIALLQFLQVLLFWNTIWGRVSFVCHYVREKAVNKRGSICMRPFQKSCCMRFREIILTKIIGVSTSRSSKCYYQNKLGQYSLLESVRYKQHSPPKVGHSRFMQRFCSLLMHPDFDHLCEWNKDIIHAKSVRKGRGKPAAVNLPAEVKKALVNSLQRTQGVLASGESSLVYNEVRDLLWACRHDMLPVSDKENQTHVILTWHIATCYCEMAALKNLSPSTLGGELKFHLDVATILSKYCAYLVVDQPKLLPGHHYDTSLVFDSVAVEAARFLRKEKDKYEAMRSLPESTETSIFRKGVKLGRQLEEMEDDKRWKVLADFWVEMLLYVAPSDNVKEHIECLANGGEFLTHLWALLSHAGILDRGQRNVADIENVGADQPNPGELSYGAALRLRRASSYLDRCREGAAPATCSTNQPATSANCVQPPEISVEGGRTVTSGQSGGNDQFQGVAT
- the LOC133891445 gene encoding uncharacterized protein LOC133891445 isoform X1 is translated as MANHTHDTNGTSTAWPQRAEDWWSGPRVTVVCNEALVLLAAISLFFMATFGSRRRRSRNLLIQYGVLGAYTLSSSLVPHALGSMQSSAVKSSMYPIWATSLYLLIGCADSITAYSLDDNNHFTRQQFLYLLYNTYLGLITRSDITLISYLLLVAPHKFLQRIWAYNLASTSWNLNKMVADYMYQEHTKSGSSYDPTSMKGYHYLVDWPLRESKLEAGMLYATESRADGAQVIDIERIWLCCGLSPELKDVCLSFSLFHLLRRRFFGFACAESSQRKTHDFVFKGLLSKNEDGGVDYNRVFKVIEVELAFMYDFFFTKYAVVYYGSKKVSTIWSLASATLISVTVYQLTTRIASNPNGSDFLHTTTSDVVITVLILACIALLQFLQVLLFWNTIWGRVSFVCHYVREKAVNKRGSICMRPFQKSCCMRFREIILTKIIGVSTSRSSKCYYQNKLGQYSLLESVRYKQHSPPKVGHSRFMQRFCSLLMHPDFDHLCEWNKDIIHAKSVRKGRGKPAAVNLPAEVKKALVNSLQRTQGVLASGESSLVYNEVRDLLWACRHDMLPVSDKENQTHVILTWHIATCYCEMAALKNLSPSTLGGELKFHLDVATILSKYCAYLVVDQPKLLPGHHYDTSLVFDSVAVEAARFLRKEKDKYEAMRSLPESTETSIFRKGVKLGRQLEEMEDDKRWKVLADFWVEMLLYVAPSDNVKEHIECLANGGEFLTHLWALLSHAGILDRGQRNVADIENVGADQPNPGELSYGAALRLRRASSYLDRCREGAAPATCSTNQPATSANCVQPPEISVEGGRTVTSGQSGGNDQFQGVAT